The Streptomyces europaeiscabiei genome window below encodes:
- a CDS encoding tetratricopeptide repeat protein — protein MRPDTPAENVDHNAEAARLERTADLYPEDAEHLLLQAAAHRELSGDRPTATALYDRLLSSSVPLDNPHLVRALKASNLWEYGHEAEARAIIAGVRAAAPRDPAPWVIVAEALESHDELEAAQDTFTAAATLLLTDVPEPPYATRALLFGRHRVRRMLGSPHDEWDALADTLHSSSVSLDELHDPKRVWSLGSDNPAELQAEISRLRAELGAYREALSRPFPVAVLHWPANELSELVTAYPGLSTEYPSHEEHLATIESSLRELSSSGTPNLGIVTGTVPSYEAFAASEGSSPADATLLPQYATTLAARGLAVEWPPQRGAGCWCGSGDAYTTCHGSPEV, from the coding sequence ATGCGCCCCGACACGCCTGCCGAGAACGTCGACCACAACGCCGAAGCGGCACGCCTGGAGCGGACCGCCGACCTCTACCCGGAGGACGCCGAGCACCTGCTCCTGCAGGCCGCCGCCCACCGGGAACTCTCCGGCGACCGCCCCACCGCGACAGCCCTCTACGACCGCCTACTGTCGTCGTCCGTCCCTCTCGACAACCCCCACCTCGTACGAGCGCTGAAAGCCTCCAACCTCTGGGAGTACGGCCACGAGGCGGAGGCCCGCGCGATCATCGCCGGAGTCCGCGCAGCCGCCCCCCGGGACCCGGCCCCCTGGGTCATCGTCGCCGAGGCCCTGGAATCCCATGACGAGCTGGAAGCGGCTCAGGACACCTTCACGGCAGCCGCGACCCTCCTCCTGACAGACGTCCCGGAGCCCCCCTACGCCACCCGCGCCCTGCTCTTCGGCCGCCACCGGGTCCGCCGCATGCTCGGCTCGCCCCACGACGAGTGGGACGCCCTGGCGGACACCCTCCACTCGTCCTCGGTCTCCCTGGACGAACTGCACGACCCGAAGCGCGTGTGGTCCCTGGGCTCGGACAACCCGGCGGAGTTGCAGGCCGAAATCTCCCGCCTCCGGGCAGAGTTGGGCGCGTACCGCGAGGCCCTGTCCCGCCCGTTCCCGGTAGCGGTCCTCCACTGGCCGGCGAACGAACTGAGCGAACTGGTAACGGCGTACCCGGGCCTCTCCACCGAATACCCGTCCCACGAGGAACACCTCGCGACCATAGAGTCCTCGCTACGAGAGCTCTCCTCCTCAGGCACCCCGAACCTGGGCATCGTCACGGGAACGGTCCCGTCGTACGAAGCCTTCGCCGCCTCGGAGGGCTCGTCCCCGGCCGACGCGACGCTGCTACCGCAGTACGCGACGACGCTGGCGGCGCGGGGGTTGGCGGTGGAGTGGCCGCCGCAGCGGGGGGCGGGTTGTTGGTGCGGATCGGGTGACGCGTACACGACGTGCCACGGGAGCCCGGAAGTCTGA